One window of the Carnobacterium maltaromaticum DSM 20342 genome contains the following:
- the truB gene encoding tRNA pseudouridine(55) synthase TruB, whose amino-acid sequence MEGILPLWKERGMTSHDCVFKLRKILQTKKIGHTGTLDPDVDGVLPICVGRATKVVEYMMETGKAYVGEITLGFSTTTEDSSGEVVETKKVSEVPTIAEIDKLMKKFEGIITQVPPMYSAVKVNGKRLYEYARNGETVERPERQATIKKFIRSSEPVFNENAGTVSWRFEVECGKGTYVRTLAVDLGEALGYPAHMSDLTRILSGTFKASDCVTLAQVQEAVDQAEIDQKLFPLEFGLKELPAVEISKDVWEKVKDGAVLAKSDYQDVASFPFVVMYQDRACSIYDVHPTKPTLLKPVKVLRNQES is encoded by the coding sequence GTGGAGGGAATTCTCCCATTGTGGAAAGAACGCGGTATGACAAGTCATGACTGTGTCTTTAAACTAAGAAAAATTTTACAAACAAAAAAAATTGGACATACTGGAACCTTAGATCCAGACGTAGACGGTGTGTTGCCAATCTGCGTTGGACGAGCAACTAAAGTTGTTGAATATATGATGGAAACTGGGAAAGCCTACGTTGGTGAAATCACGCTAGGTTTTTCAACAACTACAGAAGATAGTAGCGGTGAAGTAGTTGAAACGAAAAAAGTTAGTGAAGTCCCAACAATAGCAGAAATTGATAAATTAATGAAAAAATTTGAAGGGATAATCACACAAGTCCCACCAATGTATTCAGCTGTTAAAGTTAACGGAAAGCGGTTATATGAATATGCTAGAAACGGTGAAACTGTAGAGCGCCCAGAAAGACAAGCCACTATCAAAAAATTTATTCGTTCATCAGAGCCTGTGTTTAATGAAAACGCTGGAACGGTGTCTTGGCGCTTTGAAGTTGAATGTGGCAAGGGCACCTATGTCCGAACTTTGGCTGTTGATTTAGGTGAAGCATTAGGTTATCCGGCTCATATGTCAGATTTAACTCGGATTTTAAGCGGGACATTTAAAGCTAGTGATTGTGTGACTCTCGCTCAAGTTCAAGAAGCAGTCGATCAAGCCGAAATTGATCAAAAACTTTTTCCATTAGAGTTTGGTTTAAAAGAGTTACCGGCAGTTGAAATTTCAAAAGATGTCTGGGAAAAAGTTAAGGATGGAGCAGTCTTAGCAAAAAGTGACTACCAAGATGTAGCAAGCTTTCCTTTTGTCGTCATGTATCAAGATAGGGCTTGTAGTATTTACGATGTTCATCCGACTAAACCAACATTGTTAAAACCAGTCAAAGTTTTACGAAATCAAGAAAGCTAA
- the ribF gene encoding riboflavin biosynthesis protein RibF, protein MKVINIHHPYEASQIPNEDVVLALGFFDGVHLGHQEVIERAKKIANEKKLKLAVMTFNQHPSIVFQKINPEQMKYLSTIERKKCLMEDLGVDYLYIIEFTSHFASLAPLDFVDQYMVDLHAKVVVAGFDYTYGPKEIADMAHLPEYAAERFDVVVVDKQTTDNKKISSTRIREKLAEGEMEKVNALLGYAYQTPGRVVHGDARGRLLGFPTANIEVTSGVRLPQPGIYAVKIKVGQNWHLGMASIGYNVTFGDDRDLTVEVYILDFNQDIYGEQVEVAWYHYLRSELKFDSVEQLIAQLKQDEIDTATFFNESK, encoded by the coding sequence ATGAAAGTTATCAACATTCACCATCCATACGAAGCAAGTCAAATTCCAAATGAGGATGTTGTCTTAGCGTTAGGTTTTTTTGACGGCGTTCATTTAGGTCATCAAGAAGTCATTGAAAGAGCAAAAAAAATAGCAAATGAAAAAAAGTTGAAATTAGCTGTTATGACTTTTAATCAGCATCCATCAATTGTTTTTCAAAAAATTAATCCAGAACAAATGAAATATTTATCGACTATCGAACGCAAAAAATGTTTAATGGAAGACTTAGGGGTCGATTATTTATACATTATCGAATTTACGTCACACTTTGCGAGTTTAGCGCCATTAGATTTTGTTGATCAGTACATGGTTGATTTACATGCTAAGGTTGTTGTTGCAGGCTTTGACTACACTTATGGACCAAAAGAAATAGCTGATATGGCTCATTTACCAGAATATGCGGCGGAACGCTTTGATGTCGTAGTTGTAGACAAACAAACAACGGATAATAAAAAAATAAGTTCGACTAGAATTAGAGAAAAGTTAGCAGAAGGTGAAATGGAGAAAGTTAATGCCTTATTAGGCTATGCATATCAAACGCCGGGACGTGTGGTTCATGGCGACGCTAGGGGAAGACTGTTAGGTTTTCCAACTGCTAATATTGAAGTTACCTCTGGGGTTCGTTTGCCGCAACCAGGCATTTATGCAGTTAAAATTAAAGTTGGCCAAAATTGGCATCTTGGCATGGCTTCAATTGGCTACAATGTCACTTTTGGTGACGATCGAGATTTAACAGTCGAAGTCTATATTTTAGATTTCAATCAAGATATATACGGGGAACAAGTTGAAGTTGCTTGGTATCACTATTTACGAAGTGAGTTGAAATTTGATTCAGTTGAACAATTGATTGCCCAATTAAAGCAAGATGAAATTGATACTGCTACTTTTTTCAATGAGAGCAAGTAA